The proteins below are encoded in one region of Candidatus Methylomirabilota bacterium:
- a CDS encoding amidase, producing PAEALARLVRERRVSPVELVRIYLARIEKLDVRLRAYITPLPDAALEAARRADGAVIRGEPLGPLHGVPYAVKDQFDTAGVLTTVGSRILERHVPSENATVISRLAAAGGVLLGKLNLTEFALGGTQEFPFGQPRNPWNPEHDPGGSSSGSGIAVAAGLCAVSLGEDTGGSVRTPASWCGVVGLRPTWGRVSRHGCFPLCWSMDTPGPLARTVEDAALLLQVVAGHDARDPWTSRRPVPEYSRTLEGGVRGLRIGLIRELTLGPETDAEMSAAVLAAAKRLEALGAAVEEISLPLVPLAGAIFMALADSDGAGVHRRWLTSRAPEYDRGTRRRLLTASLIPAAAYHQAARARALLRTQLLHALDRFELLLCPTAHQAAPPIAAGKGAITSRAEVAGRFFTRRSYVTPAALAGTPAIAVPCGFTRAGLPLSVQLIGRRFEEATLLRAAHAYERDTEWARRRPPL from the coding sequence CCCCGCGGAGGCCCTCGCTCGCCTCGTACGGGAGCGGCGCGTGTCGCCAGTCGAGCTCGTTCGGATCTATCTCGCGCGCATCGAGAAGCTCGACGTGCGCCTCCGCGCCTACATCACGCCGCTCCCCGACGCGGCGCTCGAGGCCGCGCGGCGGGCGGACGGCGCGGTGATCCGCGGCGAGCCGCTCGGCCCGCTGCACGGCGTCCCCTACGCCGTGAAGGACCAGTTCGACACCGCGGGCGTTCTCACGACGGTTGGCTCGCGCATCCTCGAGCGCCACGTCCCCTCAGAGAATGCGACCGTGATCTCGCGGCTCGCCGCCGCCGGCGGCGTGCTCCTCGGCAAGCTGAATCTGACCGAGTTCGCCCTCGGCGGCACGCAGGAGTTTCCGTTCGGCCAGCCACGCAATCCGTGGAACCCCGAGCACGATCCCGGCGGGTCCTCGTCGGGCTCGGGCATCGCGGTGGCGGCTGGGCTCTGCGCCGTCTCGCTCGGCGAAGATACCGGAGGCTCGGTGAGGACGCCGGCGTCCTGGTGCGGCGTCGTCGGCCTGCGCCCGACGTGGGGACGCGTCTCACGCCACGGCTGCTTCCCGCTCTGCTGGTCCATGGACACGCCGGGGCCGCTCGCGCGCACGGTGGAGGATGCGGCGCTCCTGCTCCAAGTCGTCGCGGGCCACGACGCGCGCGACCCGTGGACGAGCCGCCGTCCGGTGCCGGAGTATTCGCGGACCCTGGAGGGCGGCGTGCGCGGACTGCGGATCGGGCTCATCCGCGAGCTCACGCTCGGGCCGGAGACCGACGCCGAGATGAGCGCGGCGGTCCTCGCGGCCGCCAAGCGCCTGGAGGCGCTCGGCGCCGCGGTGGAGGAGATCTCTCTCCCGCTCGTCCCGCTCGCGGGGGCGATCTTCATGGCGCTCGCGGATTCCGACGGCGCGGGAGTCCATCGGCGCTGGCTCACCAGCCGCGCGCCGGAGTACGACCGTGGCACGCGGCGGCGGCTCCTGACGGCGAGCCTGATCCCGGCCGCGGCCTACCACCAGGCGGCGCGGGCGCGCGCGCTGCTCCGCACGCAGCTCCTGCACGCCCTCGACCGCTTCGAGCTCTTGCTCTGCCCCACGGCCCACCAGGCGGCGCCGCCGATCGCCGCGGGCAAGGGCGCGATCACGTCGCGCGCGGAGGTCGCCGGCAGGTTCTTCACCCGGCGCTCCTACGTGACGCCCGCGGCCCTCGCCGGGACGCCCGCGATCGCCGTCCCCTGCGGGTTCACCCGCGCCGGCCTGCCGCTCTCGGTCCAGCTGATCGGTCGGCGTTTCGAGGAAGCGACGCTCCTCCGCGCGGCGCACGCCTACGAGCGGGACACGGAGTGGGCCCGGCGCCGGCCGCCGCTCTGA